Proteins from one Chitinivorax sp. B genomic window:
- the pcaC gene encoding 4-carboxymuconolactone decarboxylase — translation MSNAFDNGQAKRRQVMGDTFVDKAFANADEFTLPWQQFVTEHAWGSVWCRDGLDMKTRSFITLAMLLALGRTQELKGHVRGALNNGATIDEIREVLMHGAVYCGVPLAMDAIRAAQEVLSELPPC, via the coding sequence ATGAGCAATGCATTTGACAACGGCCAGGCCAAGCGACGCCAAGTCATGGGCGACACCTTTGTGGACAAGGCTTTCGCCAACGCCGATGAGTTTACCCTGCCTTGGCAGCAATTTGTCACCGAACACGCCTGGGGTAGCGTGTGGTGTCGTGACGGGCTGGACATGAAAACGCGCAGTTTCATCACCTTGGCCATGCTATTGGCCCTTGGCCGTACCCAGGAGCTGAAAGGGCATGTCCGCGGTGCACTCAACAATGGCGCCACGATTGACGAAATCCGCGAAGTGTTGATGCATGGCGCCGTGTATTGTGGTGTGCCCTTGGCAATGGATGCGATTCGAGCAGCACAGGAAGTGCTGTCTGAATTGCCCCCTTGTTGA
- a CDS encoding 4-deoxy-4-formamido-L-arabinose-phosphoundecaprenol deformylase, giving the protein MKLLALKIDVDTYHGTLIGVPALVKVLQCFGANATFLFSLGPDHTGRAIKRVFRPGFMKKVSRTSVVEHYGIKTLLYGTLLPGPDIGKNAGPIMRHVRDAGFEVGIHTYDHITWQDYVAGKDATWTQRQMRLACDSFEKVFGEPARTHGAAGWQMNRNAYRFEQAQHYPYCSDTRGTHPFIPVYEGEIIACPQVPTTLPTLDELIGVGDLTPDNVAQHLLKLTEQEPATGHVYTLHAELEGRKLLPVFETLLTGWQAQGYQLVSTLQLFESLDLSALPYHKVIMGEIEGRSGTLALQGPEFLA; this is encoded by the coding sequence ATGAAGCTGCTCGCACTGAAAATCGATGTTGACACCTACCACGGTACGCTGATCGGCGTCCCAGCCTTGGTGAAGGTGTTGCAATGCTTTGGTGCGAATGCCACTTTCCTCTTCAGCCTGGGACCCGATCATACTGGTCGAGCCATCAAACGTGTGTTTCGGCCTGGTTTCATGAAGAAGGTTTCGCGGACATCGGTAGTGGAGCACTACGGCATCAAGACCTTGCTGTACGGTACGTTGCTGCCTGGACCCGACATTGGCAAGAACGCCGGTCCGATCATGCGCCACGTGCGGGATGCCGGTTTCGAAGTCGGTATCCACACTTATGATCACATTACGTGGCAGGACTATGTAGCCGGCAAGGATGCCACCTGGACGCAACGGCAGATGAGGCTGGCGTGCGACAGTTTCGAAAAAGTGTTTGGCGAACCCGCCCGCACCCATGGTGCCGCCGGCTGGCAAATGAATCGTAATGCCTATCGATTTGAACAAGCACAGCACTATCCTTATTGCTCCGATACCCGCGGCACCCACCCATTCATTCCGGTCTACGAGGGCGAAATCATCGCCTGCCCACAAGTGCCAACCACATTGCCAACACTGGATGAATTGATCGGTGTAGGCGACCTGACGCCCGACAATGTCGCCCAACACCTGTTGAAGTTGACAGAGCAAGAGCCCGCCACCGGTCACGTATATACGTTGCATGCCGAGCTGGAAGGCCGCAAACTGCTCCCGGTCTTTGAAACCCTGTTGACTGGCTGGCAAGCACAGGGCTACCAATTGGTGTCCACCCTGCAGCTGTTTGAATCATTGGACCTGTCGGCTCTGCCCTATCACAAAGTGATCATGGGGGAAATCGAAGGGCGGTCTGGCACACTGGCACTCCAAGGTCCTGAGTTTCTTGCGTAA
- a CDS encoding ABC transporter ATP-binding protein: MTKLTVDNLLLNYDTTAILKGVSFQLNAGEVVCLLGASGSGKTTLLRAVAGLEQPCGGSIKLDGNVLYDAASNVNLAVEQRSLGLVFQSYALWPHRTVKENVGYGLKLRKVPNNQIDSRVTQALNQLGLGHLGDRFPYQLSGGQQQRVAIARALIYNPPVILLDEPLSNLDAKLREEARAWLRELIVELGLSALCVTHDQTEAMAMSDRILLLKNGKIEQEGTPAELYGSPRTLYTAEFMGSNNQIDAKVDSIAGEDVIVSVDQWKLMGKARQSLQTGANARAVIRLERLKVADGPGHNRLLARLVTSMYLGDRWEYLFHQGSLRFRAFGHEPRDAGEYWVEFPANDTWVFAQA; encoded by the coding sequence ATGACTAAGCTGACCGTTGACAATCTGTTATTGAACTATGACACCACAGCCATCCTGAAGGGGGTATCGTTCCAGTTGAATGCGGGTGAAGTGGTCTGCCTGCTGGGCGCCTCTGGTAGCGGCAAAACGACGCTGCTGCGTGCCGTTGCCGGGTTGGAGCAGCCGTGCGGGGGCAGTATCAAGCTGGATGGCAATGTGCTGTATGACGCCGCCAGCAACGTCAACCTCGCCGTCGAGCAACGCTCGTTGGGGCTGGTGTTCCAGTCGTATGCATTGTGGCCACATCGCACGGTGAAAGAGAATGTCGGCTATGGCCTGAAGTTGCGGAAGGTACCGAACAACCAGATCGACAGCCGCGTGACCCAAGCGCTGAACCAGCTTGGATTAGGACATTTGGGTGACCGATTCCCGTATCAGTTGTCGGGCGGCCAGCAGCAACGGGTGGCCATCGCCCGGGCGCTGATCTACAACCCACCCGTGATTCTGCTGGACGAACCGTTATCCAACCTGGACGCCAAGCTGCGCGAAGAAGCCCGTGCCTGGCTGCGTGAGCTGATTGTCGAATTGGGACTGTCCGCACTGTGCGTCACCCATGATCAGACCGAAGCCATGGCCATGTCGGACCGCATTCTGCTGTTGAAGAACGGCAAGATCGAACAGGAAGGCACACCCGCCGAGCTGTATGGCTCGCCACGCACCTTGTATACCGCTGAATTCATGGGCTCCAACAATCAGATTGATGCCAAGGTGGACAGCATTGCTGGTGAAGATGTGATTGTCAGTGTCGACCAGTGGAAACTGATGGGCAAAGCGCGCCAATCGTTGCAAACCGGTGCCAACGCCCGTGCTGTGATTCGTCTGGAACGCCTGAAAGTAGCAGACGGCCCTGGGCACAATCGCCTGCTGGCACGGCTGGTGACTTCCATGTACCTGGGTGATCGCTGGGAATACCTGTTTCATCAGGGTTCACTCCGCTTCCGCGCCTTTGGGCACGAGCCACGCGATGCGGGTGAGTACTGGGTGGAATTCCCTGCGAACGATACCTGGGTATTCGCACAAGCCTGA